The genomic region GCAACCGGCCGGCCGGCCGGCCAGGCGGCCGCGACGCCCGGCGCGCCGCGGACGATCGCGGGCTCATGGAAGGCGTATCAGCTCGATTACTCGACCAGTCCGCCCTCGGCCGCAACCGACTTGATCGCTCTGGCCGAGGACGGGACGTTCCTGCTGCGGCGCGGTACCGCGTACCGGGGCGGCGACCAGCCGCGGCTGGAGACGGTCGGCGGCGACTCCGGCACGTACACGCTGCTGGGCGATGCGCTCACGTTGCGCTTCGCGGACGGCAGCGTCAAGACCGGCGCGGTCGACGGCGAGAACCTGGCGATCGGCGGCAGGACTTACTACCCCTGCTCGGGATTCGGCTGCTGAACGTCGCGTGATCGGGAGCGTTACCGATCCGCGGGAAGACTGGATCGGATAGAGTCACTTCCCGAGAGGAGCCCCGACGATGCGTCGCCCGATCCTGCTATCGCCGTTCGCCGCCATCCTGGCCGGCTGCGGCCTCCTGCCCGGCCTCCTGCAAGCCCGCCCGTGCACCGTGGACAAGGTCGTCCCGGCGCAGATCTTCGCCGTGACGGCGCCCGCCAGGGCCACGGCGGGCCAGCCCTTCAAGGTGACAGCCTGGATCCGCCTGCCCGAGGGCGGCGGCGGCGTCAGCCACCGCGTCACCGCCGACGCCGTCAAGATCACCCCGGAAGCCGACGGCAAGACCCTGACCGTCACGGGCAAGATCGACCGGACCGAGCCCGCGCCCGGCAGCAACTGCGCCTTTCCGGCGATCTACCAGCCCGTGCAGGCCTGGAAGACCGAGACCGGCGCGACGCTGCAGGCCGGAACCTACCAGATCCGCATCGCTCCGGAGAGCTTCACCGGCGACCGGCCGGAAATCGTGGCCGGCGAGCCGTACGGCTCGGGCGTGCAGGCTCCGAGTCCGCAGGCCTCGACGAGCATCACGGTCGAATGATCACGCAACCTCACGCGCGCTTCCCGCCGGCCGTCACGCCACCCGGCCGGCCGGGCGAGTAAGCTGGGGTCATGAGCAAGTTCGCCATCCTGGTCGCCCTCTCGGCCGCCCTGCTTGCCGGGTGCCCGCCGGGAGGCGGCGGCTCCTCGCTCGCCAACCTGCTGGCCGGCGAACGGGGCGCCGATCCGGGGCCGGCGCGCACCATCAGCGGCTCGTGGAAGGCCTACCGCATGGACTACACGACCAATCCGCCCTCGTCGGTCACCAGCACCATCTGGCTCCTGGAGGACGGCACCTTCGAGATGAAGAGCGGCTCGTCCTACCAGGGCGGGGGCTTGACCCGCATGAGTTCGGCCGGCGCCGGGGCCGGCAAGTACGAGCTCCGGGGCGACGCGCTCAAGCTTCTGTTCTCCGACGGCAGCGAACTGACCGGCTCCGTGCAGGGCGAGAATTTGTCCATCGGCGGCAAGAGCTACTACCCCTGCTCGGGCTTCGCCTGCTGACGCCGGCACGGAGGCCGGCGCTACTCGGCCTTCGCCTCCTGACGCCGGCACGGTTAAACTGGCAGGCATGCGCAAGGTGACGCGCTGGGCGATCGGCCTGGTGCTCCTGTCCACGGCCGGCGCGTGCCTGGCCTTCAGCCAGGCCATGCCCGGGCTGCCGTGGGCGGCCGGCGACGTGGCGTTCCCCAGCCTGCGGCCCTTCGACGAGAAGCTGGTAGGAGAGCTGAAAGCCCCCCCAGGCTTCGAGATCGGCGTCTTCGCCAGGGATCTGGGCAACGCCCGCAACCTCGCGGTGGCCCCCGACGGCGCGGTCTACGTCACCCAGCGCAGCCAGGGCACCGTCACGCTGCTCAGGGACACGGACGGCGACGGCCGGGCGGACGAAAAGCGGGTGGTGGCCGAGAATCTCGGCGACGTCAACGGGATCCTCATCCGGGACGGACTGGTCTACCTCGGCCCGGCGACGCGCATCCTGGTGGCCGACCGCGAAGCCGACGGCCGCCTAGGACCCCCGCGTACCTTCATCGCCGGCTTGCCCGAGGGCGGCAACCATCCCAACCGCACGCTGGGCTTCAGTCCCGACGGGAAGCACTTCTTCGTCTCGGTGGGGAGCACCTGCAACGCATGCATCGAGGCCAACGAACTCCACGGCACCCTGCTGCGCTTCAACGCCGACGGCAGCGGCCGCACCATCTTCGCCCGCGGGTTGCGCAACACCATCGGCTTCGACTGGCACCCGGCGACCGGCGAGTTGTGGGGCCTCGATCACGGCAGCGACTGGCGCGGCAACGACCAGCCTCCCGAGGAGCTAAACCGCATCCGGGAAGGATTGCACTACGGCTGGCCGTTCTGCTGGAACGACCGCAAGGTGGACACCGCCTTCTCGCCCGATCCACCGGGCACCACCAAGGCGGCGTTCTGCCCGACTACAGAGCCGCCGGTGCTGACGTACCAGGCCCACTCCTCGCCGCTGGATCTCCTCTTCTACACGGGTTCGCAGTTTCCATCGGACTGGCGCCACGACGCCATCGTGACGTTTCGCGGCTCCTGGAACCGCAACCCGCCCACCGGGTACAAGGTGGCGCGGGTGCGGTTCGAAAACGGGCAGCCGACTCGCTTCGAAGACTTCGTCACGGGTTTCCTGGCTCCCGATGGCCAGTCGATGATCGGCCGGCCGGTCGGCCTGGCGCAGGACCGGGACGGGTCGGTCCTGCTGGCCGACGACAATAACGGCGTGATCTACCGGATCCGGTACAAGGGTTAGAACGGGCGCCGGCCCGCGATCAGGGCAAGTTGACGTAGATCGGGCTGGTCAGGGCCGTCAGCAGGTACGGCCAGTGCGCGTTGTCGAGCCGCGCCCACACGAAATCGGCCTTCCCCGCTTCTGCCGGGAGAGCGGCCTCGTACGTCCAGGGGTCCGCCGGAACCTGCACGCGAGCGCAGATGCCGTCGCGCCCGTGCAAGGTGAGGAACATGCCCTTACCCCGCGTCACGGTGGCGCGGACCGCGAGGGGCCGGTCGGCGGCCACGGTGTCGCCCACCATGGCCGGGCGCTCGCCGCCCTCCACCACCAGGTCGATGCGCATGGCCCGCGGCTCCTGGACACCCTGGCTCCGGCCCGCCCGCAAGGCGTCGAGAATGGCGCGCTCGCTGTTCTCGGCGGCGTAGACCAGCGTGCAGGGGCTCCCGATGCTCTGCGGCCAGGTGTGGAAGTCGCTCGCCGCCGTGATGGGCACGCGCTTGCCGGCGACCAGCAGGGAGTGCCACCAGCGGATGGCGCGCTCGTTGGCCAGGCGATCGCCGGGCGCCGCGGGCTGGAGTGTGCCCTGCACGTTGGTCGGGTAGAGGTAGTGGCTGTTCCAGACCTCGACGGCGCTCGCCCGCGGATCCCAGTCGCCCACCCACGCCGCGCCGAGCGGGAACCGCGGGTGGTGCATGATCAGCGTCTCGCGACCGGCCGCGACGTGGCTCAGCAGCTCTTCCTTCGAGGCCTCCCACGGCACGACGGTCGCGTCGGTCGTGCCGTGGATGCCCGCATGGCCTTCCTTGCTGGTCCACTCGTACGAGTGGATCAAGGTCAGCTTCTCGTCGCCCTGGTAGCCGGGATCCTGGAAGTGCACCTTCGTGTCGTGGTCGGACAGGCCTAGCGCGTCGAGGCCCTCGCGCCTGGCGCGATCGATCACCTCGGCCACCGTCAGCCGGCCGTCGCTGTGCTTGCTGTGCGCG from Candidatus Tanganyikabacteria bacterium harbors:
- a CDS encoding CehA/McbA family metallohydrolase codes for the protein MYSTRSRLGWLAVALSATVLGACGIQASRPSLASLPGSGAAARQAPGRWLAVQFHAHSKHSDGRLTVAEVIDRARREGLDALGLSDHDTKVHFQDPGYQGDEKLTLIHSYEWTSKEGHAGIHGTTDATVVPWEASKEELLSHVAAGRETLIMHHPRFPLGAAWVGDWDPRASAVEVWNSHYLYPTNVQGTLQPAAPGDRLANERAIRWWHSLLVAGKRVPITAASDFHTWPQSIGSPCTLVYAAENSERAILDALRAGRSQGVQEPRAMRIDLVVEGGERPAMVGDTVAADRPLAVRATVTRGKGMFLTLHGRDGICARVQVPADPWTYEAALPAEAGKADFVWARLDNAHWPYLLTALTSPIYVNLP
- a CDS encoding sorbosone dehydrogenase family protein, with the protein product MRKVTRWAIGLVLLSTAGACLAFSQAMPGLPWAAGDVAFPSLRPFDEKLVGELKAPPGFEIGVFARDLGNARNLAVAPDGAVYVTQRSQGTVTLLRDTDGDGRADEKRVVAENLGDVNGILIRDGLVYLGPATRILVADREADGRLGPPRTFIAGLPEGGNHPNRTLGFSPDGKHFFVSVGSTCNACIEANELHGTLLRFNADGSGRTIFARGLRNTIGFDWHPATGELWGLDHGSDWRGNDQPPEELNRIREGLHYGWPFCWNDRKVDTAFSPDPPGTTKAAFCPTTEPPVLTYQAHSSPLDLLFYTGSQFPSDWRHDAIVTFRGSWNRNPPTGYKVARVRFENGQPTRFEDFVTGFLAPDGQSMIGRPVGLAQDRDGSVLLADDNNGVIYRIRYKG